In Rariglobus hedericola, the following proteins share a genomic window:
- a CDS encoding NAD-dependent epimerase/dehydratase family protein yields MSKTLLVTGSSGLIGSEVCIYFARELGYTIHGVDNNQRAVFFGPQGDTRWNQRRLSDELPGFNHHELDIRDRAGVLDLVKKIRPSAIVHTAAQPSHDRAAAIPFDDFDTNAVGTLNLLEAARQACPESPFVHMSTNKVYGDAPNRIALQELETRWDYADPAYDEGIAETFTIDQSKHSLFGASKVAADVMVQEYGRYFNLPTCALRGGCLTGPNHSGVELHGFLSYLVKCNLEGREYKVFGYKGKQVRDNIHSLDVARFMASFVAAPRAGEVYNLGGGKANSTSILEAFRIAERFTGKQQVFTYLDQNRAGDHICYYSDLRKMRAHYPEWDITQSLEETIRQIVEAWRTRNTA; encoded by the coding sequence ATGTCTAAAACCCTCCTTGTCACCGGCTCGTCCGGCCTCATCGGTTCCGAGGTCTGCATCTATTTCGCACGCGAACTGGGCTACACCATCCACGGCGTGGACAACAATCAACGCGCCGTGTTTTTCGGTCCGCAAGGTGACACACGCTGGAATCAACGCCGCCTTTCAGACGAGCTTCCCGGCTTTAACCACCACGAGCTCGATATCCGTGATCGGGCCGGCGTCCTCGATCTCGTTAAGAAAATCCGTCCGTCCGCCATCGTTCACACCGCCGCGCAACCTTCCCACGATCGCGCCGCGGCGATCCCGTTCGACGACTTCGACACGAACGCGGTCGGCACGTTAAACCTGCTCGAGGCCGCCCGTCAGGCCTGCCCCGAATCGCCGTTCGTCCACATGAGCACAAACAAGGTTTACGGCGACGCCCCCAACCGCATCGCGTTGCAGGAACTCGAAACGCGTTGGGATTACGCCGACCCGGCCTACGACGAGGGCATCGCCGAGACGTTCACGATCGACCAGTCAAAGCATTCGCTTTTCGGGGCATCCAAGGTTGCAGCCGACGTCATGGTGCAGGAATACGGACGCTATTTTAACCTTCCCACATGTGCCCTGCGCGGCGGCTGCCTGACCGGACCGAACCACTCCGGCGTCGAGCTCCACGGCTTCCTCTCCTATCTCGTGAAATGTAACCTTGAGGGCCGCGAGTATAAGGTTTTCGGATACAAAGGAAAACAGGTGCGCGACAACATCCATTCGCTCGACGTCGCCCGCTTCATGGCTTCGTTCGTCGCCGCCCCCCGCGCCGGCGAAGTCTACAATCTCGGTGGCGGCAAGGCCAACAGCACCTCGATCCTTGAAGCCTTCAGGATCGCCGAACGCTTCACCGGCAAGCAGCAGGTTTTCACTTACCTCGACCAAAACCGTGCGGGCGACCACATCTGCTACTACTCCGACCTGCGCAAGATGCGCGCCCACTACCCGGAGTGGGACATCACGCAATCGCTGGAAGAAACCATCCGCCAGATCGTAGAGGCCTGGCGCACGCGGAATACGGCCTGA
- a CDS encoding glycosyltransferase family 4 protein yields the protein MNILFINYGDRLSNSLNHIAAFVTELNRLGHACIIALPSREPGPAEGTLTYDEVVARPACFPNGRTADIIHAWTPREPVRRCLLAYQRTVFRPARVIIHLEDNERHILSTFTGLTFDELVSMPDETLGGLSIEVLSHPRRHQRLLQAADAVTCITPRLIEFVPSGIPATILPPGLDAWVRDPLPPDAALRAQLGLLPHEQVIVYPGSANHANVEEILTLYAAVALLNHEGIPTRLIRTGPNPPWFNERLSPEERRHVIELGFVDRARLPALFALASVLVQPGVPGAFNDYRLPSKLPEFLASGRPVILPDTNIAADMQDGREAVFLRTGSAAEIAARCREIFSNPDHAARLGNAGRAFALQHFDLATNTRTLVGVYEAALRAKPAVNWRRLWIPWWDENNLTRRPIK from the coding sequence GTGAACATTCTCTTCATCAACTACGGGGACCGCTTATCAAACAGTCTCAATCATATCGCCGCGTTTGTGACCGAGCTCAACCGGCTCGGTCACGCCTGTATCATCGCACTGCCCTCCCGCGAACCCGGCCCGGCCGAGGGCACGCTGACCTACGATGAAGTGGTCGCACGCCCCGCATGTTTTCCCAACGGGCGCACCGCCGATATCATTCACGCCTGGACACCACGCGAACCCGTCCGCCGCTGCCTGCTCGCCTATCAACGCACAGTTTTCCGTCCCGCCCGCGTGATCATTCATCTGGAGGATAACGAGCGTCACATTCTTTCAACTTTTACCGGGCTCACGTTCGACGAACTTGTCTCCATGCCGGATGAAACCCTCGGAGGCCTGTCCATCGAGGTGCTCTCCCACCCGCGGCGCCACCAACGCCTGCTCCAGGCCGCTGATGCCGTGACCTGCATCACGCCGCGACTCATCGAGTTCGTGCCGTCTGGCATCCCTGCGACTATTCTTCCCCCGGGACTCGATGCGTGGGTCCGCGATCCGCTACCACCCGATGCCGCCCTGCGCGCGCAGCTCGGCCTGCTCCCTCATGAACAGGTCATCGTTTACCCCGGCAGTGCGAACCACGCGAATGTGGAAGAAATCCTCACGCTTTACGCCGCCGTCGCCCTGCTAAATCACGAGGGCATACCCACCCGCCTCATCCGCACCGGCCCCAATCCTCCCTGGTTCAATGAACGCCTCTCGCCCGAAGAACGCCGTCATGTGATCGAACTCGGCTTCGTAGATCGCGCGCGACTCCCCGCGCTTTTCGCCTTGGCGAGCGTGCTCGTCCAACCCGGCGTGCCCGGTGCTTTCAACGACTACCGGCTGCCTTCGAAACTACCCGAGTTTCTCGCCAGCGGCCGGCCGGTTATCCTGCCCGACACCAACATCGCGGCAGACATGCAGGACGGGCGTGAAGCCGTTTTTTTGCGCACGGGTTCAGCCGCTGAAATCGCCGCCCGTTGTCGTGAAATTTTCTCCAACCCCGATCACGCCGCGCGCTTGGGGAACGCCGGCCGCGCCTTCGCCCTGCAGCACTTTGATCTGGCAACGAATACACGCACCCTCGTGGGCGTTTACGAAGCCGCTCTTCGCGCCAAACCCGCCGTCAACTGGCGTCGCCTCTGGATTCCGTGGTGGGATGAAAACAACCTTACCCGACGGCCGATCAAGTAA